A window from Streptomyces subrutilus encodes these proteins:
- a CDS encoding FAD-dependent oxidoreductase, with the protein MATERLVVVGGDAAGMSAASQARRLKGPAELEIVAFERGHFTSYSACGIPYWVGGLVPERDDLIARTPEEHRARGIDLRTRTEVVALDVPGQRVRSRDLDSGSESWTGYDQLVLATGARPVRPRLPGIGAHGVHGIQTLDDGQRLMDTLERTAGRRAVVVGAGYIGVEMAEALVGRGYEVTVLHRGEQPMATLDPDMGGLVHRAMNAMGIVTVSRAEVTEVLTDEEGRARAVVTAAGDTYPADVVVLGLGVEPRTALARAAGLPLGPSDGLLTDLSMRVRGHANIWSGGDCVEVLDLVSGRTRHIPLGTHANKHGQVIGSGVGGGYATFPGVVGTAVSKVCELEIARTGLREKDALDVGLRFVTATITSTNTAGYYPGAVEMTVKMLAERRTGRLLGVQIVGGEGAAKRVDVAAVALTAGMTVDRMVSLDLGYAPPFSPVWDPVLVAARKAVSAVRAAGV; encoded by the coding sequence ATGGCGACGGAACGACTGGTGGTGGTCGGCGGGGACGCGGCGGGGATGTCCGCGGCGTCACAGGCCCGACGGCTCAAGGGCCCGGCGGAGCTGGAGATCGTCGCGTTCGAGCGCGGCCACTTCACCTCGTACTCGGCGTGCGGGATCCCGTACTGGGTCGGCGGCCTGGTGCCGGAGCGGGACGACCTGATCGCCCGTACGCCCGAGGAGCACCGGGCCCGCGGCATCGACCTGCGCACCCGCACCGAGGTGGTCGCGCTGGACGTGCCCGGACAGCGGGTCAGGTCCCGGGACCTGGACTCGGGGTCCGAGTCCTGGACCGGCTACGACCAGCTCGTCCTGGCCACCGGCGCCCGCCCGGTGCGGCCCCGGCTGCCCGGGATCGGCGCCCACGGGGTGCACGGCATCCAGACCCTGGACGACGGCCAGCGGCTGATGGACACGCTGGAGCGGACCGCGGGCCGCCGGGCCGTCGTCGTCGGCGCCGGCTACATCGGCGTGGAGATGGCCGAGGCGCTCGTCGGGCGCGGCTACGAGGTCACCGTCCTGCACCGGGGCGAGCAGCCGATGGCCACCCTGGACCCGGACATGGGCGGGCTGGTGCACCGGGCGATGAACGCGATGGGCATCGTGACCGTCTCCCGGGCCGAGGTGACGGAGGTGCTGACCGACGAGGAGGGCCGGGCGCGCGCGGTGGTCACTGCGGCCGGCGACACCTACCCGGCGGACGTGGTGGTGCTCGGTCTGGGCGTGGAGCCGCGCACGGCCCTGGCGCGGGCGGCGGGTCTGCCGCTCGGCCCGTCGGACGGGCTGCTGACGGACCTGTCGATGCGGGTGCGCGGGCACGCGAACATCTGGTCGGGCGGCGACTGCGTGGAGGTGCTGGACCTGGTGTCGGGCCGCACCCGGCACATCCCGCTGGGCACGCACGCCAACAAGCACGGCCAGGTCATCGGCTCGGGCGTGGGCGGCGGCTACGCGACCTTCCCCGGGGTGGTCGGCACGGCGGTGAGCAAGGTCTGCGAGCTGGAGATCGCCCGGACCGGGCTGCGCGAGAAGGACGCCCTGGACGTGGGGTTGCGCTTCGTGACCGCCACCATCACCTCCACCAACACGGCCGGCTACTACCCGGGCGCGGTGGAGATGACGGTGAAGATGCTGGCGGAGCGCCGCACCGGCCGGCTCCTCGGGGTCCAGATCGTCGGCGGCGAGGGCGCGGCCAAGCGGGTGGACGTCGCGGCGGTGGCCCTGACGGCGGGCATGACGGTCGACCGGATGGTCTCGCTGGACCTGGGCTACGCCCCGCCCTTCTCCCCGGTCTGGGACCCGGTCCTGGTCGCGGCCCGCAAGGCGGTCTCGGCGGTCCGCGCGGCGGGAGTCTGA
- a CDS encoding helix-turn-helix transcriptional regulator, with protein MSVLLEQPASLVAYRPNKPTAMVVVADPRVRSTVTRHLWALGVRDVIEASSIAEARPRVGSPRDICVADVHLPDGSGLTLLSETRAAGWPNGLALSAADDIGAVRNALAGGVKGYVVTGTRTNIGLPTRPGAAPIGAAAARMHRRPPGAPNHPGGYRELSGREVEVLRLVAEGQSNKAIGVSMGLSALTVKSHLARIARKLGTGDRAGMVAVALRTGIIH; from the coding sequence GTGTCCGTTCTTCTCGAGCAGCCCGCAAGCCTGGTCGCCTACCGCCCGAACAAGCCGACGGCCATGGTCGTCGTGGCCGACCCGCGCGTCCGTTCCACCGTGACCCGCCATCTGTGGGCCCTCGGAGTACGCGACGTGATCGAGGCTTCGTCCATCGCGGAGGCCCGCCCCCGCGTCGGCAGCCCGCGCGACATCTGCGTGGCCGACGTCCACCTGCCCGACGGTTCCGGGCTCACCCTGCTGTCCGAGACCCGCGCCGCGGGCTGGCCCAACGGGCTGGCCCTGTCCGCCGCCGACGACATCGGCGCCGTCCGCAACGCCCTCGCGGGCGGAGTGAAGGGCTACGTCGTCACCGGCACGCGGACGAACATCGGGCTCCCCACCCGGCCCGGCGCCGCCCCCATCGGCGCCGCCGCCGCCCGCATGCACCGCCGCCCCCCGGGCGCCCCGAACCACCCGGGCGGCTACCGCGAGCTCTCCGGCCGCGAGGTCGAGGTCCTGCGCCTCGTCGCGGAGGGCCAGTCCAACAAGGCCATCGGCGTCTCGATGGGCCTGTCCGCCCTGACCGTCAAGTCCCACCTCGCCCGGATCGCCCGCAAGCTGGGCACCGGCGACCGGGCCGGGATGGTCGCCGTCGCACTGCGGACCGGGATCATCCACTGA
- the hemE gene encoding uroporphyrinogen decarboxylase, which yields MSANHRPTGQPSQTYDSAFLKACRREPVPHTPVWFMRQAGRSLPEYRKLREGTQMLESCMRPDLVTEITLQPVRRHKVDAAIFFSDIVVPLKAIGIDLDIKPGIGPVVAQPIRRREDLAQLRDLTPEDVAYVTEAIGMLTGELGATPLIGFAGAPFTLASYLVEGGPSKNHEHTKALMYGDPELWADLLDRLAEITAAFLKVQIEAGVSAVQLFDSWVGALAPADYRRSVMPASAKVFEAVAEYGVPRIHFGVGTGELLGLMGEAGADVMGVDWRVPMDEAVRRVGPGKALQGNLDPAVLFSTPEAVAAKTDEVLAAAAGLEGHVFNLGHGVLPTTDPDALTRLVEHVHTRTAR from the coding sequence GTGAGCGCCAACCACCGCCCCACGGGCCAGCCGAGTCAGACGTACGATTCCGCCTTCCTGAAGGCCTGCCGGCGAGAGCCGGTCCCGCACACGCCGGTGTGGTTCATGCGGCAGGCGGGGCGCTCGCTGCCGGAGTACCGCAAGCTGCGCGAGGGCACGCAGATGCTGGAGTCCTGCATGCGGCCCGACCTGGTCACCGAGATCACCCTCCAGCCGGTGCGCCGGCACAAGGTGGACGCGGCGATCTTCTTCTCCGACATCGTGGTCCCGCTGAAGGCCATCGGCATCGACCTCGACATCAAGCCCGGCATCGGCCCCGTCGTGGCCCAGCCGATCCGCCGCCGCGAGGACCTCGCACAGCTGCGCGACCTCACTCCCGAGGACGTCGCGTACGTCACCGAGGCGATCGGCATGCTCACGGGTGAACTCGGCGCCACGCCGTTGATCGGCTTCGCGGGCGCGCCGTTCACCCTCGCGAGCTACCTGGTCGAGGGCGGCCCCTCCAAGAACCACGAGCACACCAAGGCCCTGATGTACGGGGACCCCGAGCTCTGGGCCGACCTGCTGGACCGCCTCGCGGAGATCACCGCGGCCTTCCTGAAGGTCCAGATCGAGGCCGGCGTCTCGGCCGTCCAGCTCTTCGACTCGTGGGTCGGCGCGCTGGCCCCCGCCGACTACCGCCGCTCGGTGATGCCCGCCTCGGCGAAGGTCTTCGAGGCCGTCGCCGAGTACGGCGTCCCGCGCATCCACTTCGGCGTGGGCACCGGCGAGCTGCTCGGCCTGATGGGCGAGGCCGGCGCCGACGTCATGGGCGTCGACTGGCGCGTCCCGATGGACGAGGCCGTGCGCCGCGTGGGCCCGGGCAAGGCCCTCCAGGGCAACCTGGACCCCGCCGTGCTCTTCTCGACCCCCGAGGCCGTCGCCGCCAAGACCGACGAGGTCCTCGCCGCCGCCGCCGGCCTGGAGGGCCACGTCTTCAACCTGGGCCACGGCGTCCTGCCCACGACGGACCCCGACGCGCTGACCCGCCTGGTGGAGCACGTCCACACCCGGACGGCCCGCTGA
- a CDS encoding DUF3000 domain-containing protein yields MAAAQGRFSDGADGVDGAKESPVPLPFRRAVDGLKKARLRSGIEIDPTKPPQRLAPYAYALEAAVVDGEDDLADGRLILLHDPAGHDAWQGTFRLVTLVRAELEPEMAADPLLPEVCWSWLTGALDARGLTYGEASGTVTMAGSHYFGGLSERRPATQIEIRASWTPREGAGGVPDTSAHLAAWCELLCQIAGLPPVGPTDTATGVVSLPQRRGPHHP; encoded by the coding sequence ATGGCTGCGGCTCAGGGACGATTTTCAGATGGCGCTGACGGTGTGGACGGCGCGAAGGAGAGCCCGGTCCCGCTCCCGTTCCGGCGGGCGGTCGACGGCTTGAAGAAGGCGCGGCTGCGGTCGGGGATCGAGATCGACCCCACCAAGCCGCCGCAGAGGCTCGCACCGTACGCCTACGCACTGGAGGCCGCGGTCGTGGACGGCGAGGACGACCTCGCCGACGGCCGGCTCATCCTGCTCCACGACCCGGCCGGGCACGACGCCTGGCAGGGCACCTTCCGGCTGGTGACGCTGGTCCGGGCGGAGCTGGAGCCGGAGATGGCCGCGGACCCGCTCCTGCCCGAGGTGTGCTGGTCGTGGCTGACGGGGGCGCTGGACGCGCGGGGGCTCACGTACGGGGAGGCGAGCGGCACGGTGACCATGGCCGGCTCGCACTACTTCGGCGGGCTGTCCGAGCGCCGGCCGGCGACCCAGATCGAGATCCGGGCCTCGTGGACCCCCCGTGAGGGAGCGGGCGGGGTGCCCGACACCTCGGCGCACCTGGCGGCCTGGTGCGAGCTGCTGTGCCAGATCGCCGGCCTGCCGCCGGTCGGCCCGACGGACACGGCCACCGGCGTGGTCTCCCTGCCACAGCGCCGCGGCCCGCACCACCCGTAG